A region from the Salvia splendens isolate huo1 chromosome 15, SspV2, whole genome shotgun sequence genome encodes:
- the LOC121768408 gene encoding ribosomal RNA small subunit methyltransferase, mitochondrial-like, with the protein MIRRRENIATNLLHSRFLRHFIDRCIHTNSGRKNKPENIGDSGEEVKIRLYKSRGQHLLTNPRVLDSIVRVSDIKSDDTVLEIGPGTGNLTLKLLEASNNVFAIEIDNRMVDSLRKRVAAAGVQERLNIINGDALKTEFPQFNLVVANIPYNISSPLLAKLVYGAAANPFRSATLLLQKEFARRLLAKPGDSEYNRLAINMNLMADVEFVMDVSKRDFVPCPKVDSSVVKLYPKTEIPDVNLEEWWAFTRTCFNNKNKTLGATFKQKRKLTELMKLSRVEGFCQDSNDLDECESGSQPGLEVGDRISSFRARVAGVLESGGFVDKRPAKLSHNDLLHLLSLFNDDGIYFRDQAKGSDSCSIAELDFDDGLL; encoded by the exons ATGATCCGTAGGCGGGAAAATATCGCCACCAATCTGCTTCACTCTCGATTTCTCCGGCATTTTATCGATCGCTGCATCCATACGAATTCAGGTCGGAAAAATAAGCCGGAAAATATCGGAGACAGCGGAGAAGAAGTAAAAATACGGCTGTATAAGAGCAGAGGCCAGCATCTTCTGACCAATCCTCGAGTGCTGGACTCGATCGTCCGAGTTTCCGACATTAAATCCGACGACACCGTGCTTGAAATCGGGCCAGGCACCGGGAATCTCACGCTCAAGCTGCTCGAAGCTTCCAACAATGTCTTCGCGATCGAGATCGATAATCGGATGGTCGATAGTTTGCGGAAACGCGTTGCCGCCGCAGGGGTCCAGGAACGCCTGAAC ATCATCAATGGCGATGCATTGAAGACTGAATTTCCCCAATTCAATCTTGTTGTGGCCAACATACCTTACAACATATCCTCACCTCTGCTGGCCAAGCTGGTATACGGGGCAGCTGCGAATCCGTTCAGAAGCGCAACTCTACTGCTACAAAAAGAGTTTGCGCGGAGGCTACTAGCAAAGCCAGGCGATTCCGAGTACAACAGGCTGGCCATAAACATGAATCTCATGGCAGATGTGGAGTTTGTGATGGACGTGAGCAAGAGGGACTTTGTGCCATGCCCAAAGGTGGATTCCTCCGTCGTGAAACTCTATCCCAAAACAGAGATCCCAGATGTGAATCTTGAAGAATGGTGGGCGTTCACAAGAACTTGCTTCAACAACAAGAACAAAACGCTTGGTGCAACGTTCAAGCAGAAGAGGAAACTGACGGAGCTGATGAAATTGAGCAGAGTTGAAGGGTTTTGTCAAGATAGTAATGATCTTGATGAGTGTGAAAGTGGCTCTCAGCCAGGACTGGAGGTGGGAGACAGGATCAGCTCGTTTAGGGCGAGAGTCGCGGGGGTTTTGGAGTCAGGTGGTTTTGTGGATAAGAGGCCAGCTAAACTGTCTCACAACGATCTTCTGCATCTGTTGTCTCTGTTTAATGACGACGGGATCTATTTTCGTGATCAAGCCAAGGGATCTGATAGCTGCAGTATTGCTGAATTAGATTTTGATGATGGTTTGTTGTAG